In one Choloepus didactylus isolate mChoDid1 chromosome 1, mChoDid1.pri, whole genome shotgun sequence genomic region, the following are encoded:
- the STRIT1 gene encoding sarcoplasmic/endoplasmic reticulum calcium ATPase regulator DWORF, producing the protein MAEKEMISSRLLVPILLLIGWIVGCIIMVYVVFS; encoded by the exons ATGGCTGAAAAAG AGATGATATCATCTCGCCTTCTGGTCCCTATTCTCCTTTTGATTGGTTGGATTGTGGGCTGCATCATAATGGTATATGTTGTCTTCTCTTAG